The genomic interval GCTTCAAGATAATGTCCTCGAAGATGCGCTCAATCTCGTTCGTTGTAATTCCCGGTTTGATGAGCGAGGCGATCGTGCGATGGCATTCTGCCACCACTTGGCATGCCTTGCGGATGGCCTCGATTTCATGTTTGCTTTTTAAAATGACCATGTTCGTATCAGGACTCCTTCGTAATAGCTTGCATCGCGAGCTTGGCGATTCGATCGACGTCCAGCTCGGAAGTGCCCGCATAGTAGTGCAGCCCACAGCAGCCGACCAGCACGGCAAGCATATGGTCGACGCTGTCGTCTTCGCGCTGGGCGATCGATTGGAGCGGAACATACAGCCGTTCCATGAATCGTCTCTTTGTGGGGTGCTGATCCTTCGCAGGCAAACCTGTATAATGTTCCGCCGCCATTTTGTAGACAAGATATGCGCGGGCGTCCGACTGCCACAGCCGGAGCAGTGCCTTGCAATAAGTCAACAGCTG from Paenibacillus sp. FSL K6-3182 carries:
- a CDS encoding TetR/AcrR family transcriptional regulator; this translates as MCPRTKEQNELIRMQRKEQILDAAARTYFHTGGSFDIRDVAREAELGYGTVYHYYPNRHLLIEDVLGSGFERCEQALTEWANTCVDSPDNRQLLTYCKALLRLWQSDARAYLVYKMAAEHYTGLPAKDQHPTKRRFMERLYVPLQSIAQREDDSVDHMLAVLVGCCGLHYYAGTSELDVDRIAKLAMQAITKES